The DNA region CACCTCGGCCTGGCCGCCGAGGGTCCCTTCCGTGCCGACCTCGCGGGCGACCCGGGTCACCTCGGAGGTGAACAGCGCGAGCTGGTCGACCATGCCGTTGAACACGGTGGCGATCTCACCGAGCAGGCCCTCCGCCTCGTCCGGCAGCCGTGTACCGAAGTCCCCGTCGCGCACCGCCGTCAGCCCGGCCAGCAACTGCCGTAGCTCCGGCTCACCCACCTTGCCCGTCTCACGCGTGCGTTGCGCCGGACGCGGGTTCCCCGCCGTCGTCTCCGCCATGGCCCGTCCTCAGTAGGCTCGCCGGCACCCGCCGGAAGACGGCATGCCCCCGGCGGCCCGCGCCGCGAGCCGCCCCTCCGGCGTCCCCCACACCGGCCAAACCGTTGCCGCGAGACAACTATGGGCCAGGATACCCCGGCGGGAGTCCTGCCGGCGGGCACGTTCCTTTGCCACCGGCCCCGCACATGCCGGTGGCCGTCCGTAGGCCGCGCGGCCGCGTGTCCCCCGCCCGCGCCGCCAGAAGTGACCGATGCACCCCTGTTGTCCGGACATAATGCGACACAGAATTACGCCGTCACGCCCATGAAGGAGTCAGTCCATGGCACTGAGCCGTGAAGAACGTGAGCAGTTCCTCGCCGAGCCGCACATCGCCGCACTGGCCGTCGACGCCCGGCGGGAGGGCCGGGCCCCGCTCACCGTGCCGATCTGGTACCAGTACGAGACGGGCGGCGACGCCTGGATCATGACAGGGCGCACCTCCCGCAAGGGGCTGGCGATCGCCGAGGCCGGACGGTTCAGCCTGCTGGCCGACCGCCTGACTCCCACCATCCGCTACGTCTCGGTCGAGGGGCCCGTCGTCGCCACCGGGCCGGCCACCCCTGAGCACCTGGTGGAACTGGCCTCGCGCTACCTCCCGGCGGAGAAGGTCGCCGCCTACGTCGACATGGCCTCGAAGGAGCACGGCGAGCAGGTGGTCATCCGGCTGCGGCCCGAGCACTGGCTCAGCGCCGACCTCGGCACGCTCTGAGCTCCGGAGCCGGCCGACGGGACGCCCGCCCTACGGGTGTTCGCCCGGCCCCTCGGGGTGCGAGGCGAGACGGGTGGGCGAGAGCGCGGTGTCCTCCTCGCCCGGCTCCAGGAGGGTGGCGGCGGGACCCACGATGAGCGGGTCCGGACCGCCGACGGCGCCGGGGTCCTTCGCGGCGTAGTCGACGCGGGCCAGAAGGCTGCGCATCGCTTCGAGTCGGGCCCGGCGCTTGTCGTTGCTCTTCACCACCGTCCACGGCGCGTGCTCGGTGTCCGTGGCCCGGAACATGTCGATCTTGGCCGTGGTGTAGTCGTCCCAGCGGTCCAGCGAATCGATGTCGGTGGGCGAGAGCTTCCACTGGCGCACGGGGTCGACCTGCCGGATCGCGAAGCGTGTGCGCTGCTCGGCCCGTGAGACGGAGAACCAGAACTTCACCAGCACGATGCCGTCGTCGACCAGCATCTCCTCGAAGACCGGGCACTGTTTGAGGAAGAGCGCGTACTCCGACGGGGTGCAGAATCCCATGACGCGTTCCACACCGGCCCGGTTGTACCAGGAGCGGTCGAAGAAGACGAGTTCGCCCGGCGCCGGCAGATGCGCCGCGTAGCGCTGGAAGTACCACTGACCGCGCTCACGGTCCGTCGGCTTGTCCAGGGCGACGATGCGTGCGCCGCGGGGGTTGAGGCGTTCGGTGAGGCGCTGGATGGTGCCGCCCTTCCCCGCCGCGTCACGCCCCTCGCACACCACGACGACCCGGGCGCCGGTGTCCTTGGTCCACCGCTGGAGCTTGAGCAGTTCGATCTGGAGAACGCGCTTGACCCGCTCGTACTCCTCGCGCCCGACCTTGTGGTCGTACGGGTGGTTCTGCCGCCAGGTCTTGATCGCCCGGCCCGCCTCGTCGAGCAGGATCGGCTGCTCCGGCCTGGTCGTGTCGACGGTCAGACCGTCCAGCAGATGTCCAGCCACCTGATCTTGGTCCACCCGGTCAGCCTGTCACCCGTTCGCACCATGTGCCACCGCGCCCTGGGGCAGGCGACCGGGGTGCCGGTGCCGGACGGCTGTCAGTTCCTCGCCGTCGCTCCCGGTGACGGAGCGGCCGGTACCAGGCGCGCGCCCCGGCCCCGAGGTGGTTGCCGCTCGGCACCCCGTTCCGGAACCATCCCGCACGGCACCGGGCACACACGCCGTAACCGGCGGCGGAGTGGGTAGGCGTGTCCTGAGACCCGGACCAGGGAGACACGGTGGCACGAGCACGGGACACGTCGATGCGGGCGGTGGGCTGGGCCCGGTCCTTCCCGGTGTCGCGTGGCGTACGCGCCGGCCGGCACTGGACACGGGAGCACCTGGAGTCGCTGGACTGGACGAAGGGCGCGCCCGAGACGGTGGACGCGATCCTGCTCAGCGTCTCGGAACTCATCACCAACGCGCACGTGCACGCGCACAGCGAGGCTCAGTTGGTCCTGACCTGGGACAGCCGCTGCCTGCACGTCAGTGTCCACGACGGGGACTCGGCGCCGCCGGCACCGCGGGAAGCCGACGGCGACCGGACGAGTGGGCGTGGGCTGGCCATCGTGGACGCGCTCGCCGACTGCTGGGCCACCCGTCCGCAGTCGTCGGGCAAGACGGTCATCGCCTGCTTCGTACCCCCCGGCACTCCCCCGGTCCACCACGGGGATCCCTCCGGCTGATCCCGCGTGCGTGGGCCGCCGGGGGCGTCCGGGAGCACCGCGCCCCTACGCGGAGCTTCCCGTGGTCGAGGCCGACGGGGCCTGCCGGCCGTCCTCCCCCGAGGGCCCCCGGACGCCTCCGGCGGCCCTCGCCACCGACGGCCTCTCCCACCTGACAATGCGTCAAAGGTTACCTGGGGCTCACCTGCGGCCCCGGACCGCCGGAGGGGGTTCCGGGGGCGCGGCGGCGACGCGGCGGTCCGGGAGCCGGCTCCCGGACCGGCGGAAAGGGCCGGGGCGGCACGTCCTCACCGGTGCGCGGTACGGACCCGGCCCTCCTTCCGGGCGGGGATCCTCGTCCGCGCCCGTGCGAGCAGCGCCGCCGGGTCGGGATCCGCTTGCAGGGACTTGAGCACCAACAGCCACCAGTGGTCCAGCCGCGCTCCCCAGTCCCGCCCGCCGCGCACCTCGTCGGCCAGGGTGCACAGCCCGAAGAACGCGCAGACGAGGGTGACCGCGGTGTCCGAGGGGTCGACGTCCTCCGCGAGTTCGCCTCTCGACCGCGCCTCCGCGAGGAGCCGTGTGGCGGCCAGCGCCCAGGCGTCGAACGGGGTGGGCACGGTGGCGTCGATGCTGCGGCGCTCCGCCCACAGCCGCGCGCCGGCGCGGGCCACGACGTCCTCACTGAGGGCCCGGGCGATGTCGAAACTGAGGACGACCAGCTTCTCCAGCGGGGGGATCTCGGGAGCGGCGTACGGGGCGGCGAGTTGCGGCCAGGTGGCGAACTGCTCCCGGATCACGGCGAGTGCCAGTTTCTCCTTGCTGGAGTAATGGAAATAGATGGCCCCACTCGTCCGCCCCGAGCGATCGCTTATGTCATTGACACTGGTGCCCACGTATCCGCGTTCGACAAAAAGGTGTGCTGCGGATTCCAGTACCACTTTGCGGGTCGCACGCGCCCTGTCCTGCACCCTTGTTCCACCTTCACTCATTTGTTCTATCGCTACGACGCGAACAAGCCGCCCCCTCCCCGTTGGAGGGCGCGATCGCGGCGCGCGAAGATTTTATTATTCTTCGACTGTGCGTGCGTGCGGGCGACATCGCACAATCCGACAGGTCGGGTAGCCACACCGCGCCGCCGGACCACGCGGGCCTCCGGACCGGCGCGTCACGTTCATCAAAGCAGCAGATCAGAGGGGTCACCGACGGGTCAC from Streptomyces sp. NBC_01754 includes:
- a CDS encoding pyridoxamine 5'-phosphate oxidase family protein, which codes for MALSREEREQFLAEPHIAALAVDARREGRAPLTVPIWYQYETGGDAWIMTGRTSRKGLAIAEAGRFSLLADRLTPTIRYVSVEGPVVATGPATPEHLVELASRYLPAEKVAAYVDMASKEHGEQVVIRLRPEHWLSADLGTL
- the ppk2 gene encoding polyphosphate kinase 2 translates to MDQDQVAGHLLDGLTVDTTRPEQPILLDEAGRAIKTWRQNHPYDHKVGREEYERVKRVLQIELLKLQRWTKDTGARVVVVCEGRDAAGKGGTIQRLTERLNPRGARIVALDKPTDRERGQWYFQRYAAHLPAPGELVFFDRSWYNRAGVERVMGFCTPSEYALFLKQCPVFEEMLVDDGIVLVKFWFSVSRAEQRTRFAIRQVDPVRQWKLSPTDIDSLDRWDDYTTAKIDMFRATDTEHAPWTVVKSNDKRRARLEAMRSLLARVDYAAKDPGAVGGPDPLIVGPAATLLEPGEEDTALSPTRLASHPEGPGEHP
- a CDS encoding ATP-binding protein, which codes for MRAVGWARSFPVSRGVRAGRHWTREHLESLDWTKGAPETVDAILLSVSELITNAHVHAHSEAQLVLTWDSRCLHVSVHDGDSAPPAPREADGDRTSGRGLAIVDALADCWATRPQSSGKTVIACFVPPGTPPVHHGDPSG
- a CDS encoding ScbR family autoregulator-binding transcription factor; protein product: MSEGGTRVQDRARATRKVVLESAAHLFVERGYVGTSVNDISDRSGRTSGAIYFHYSSKEKLALAVIREQFATWPQLAAPYAAPEIPPLEKLVVLSFDIARALSEDVVARAGARLWAERRSIDATVPTPFDAWALAATRLLAEARSRGELAEDVDPSDTAVTLVCAFFGLCTLADEVRGGRDWGARLDHWWLLVLKSLQADPDPAALLARARTRIPARKEGRVRTAHR